GCCTAATTCATTAAGGGAGTGGTGTTTTTGTATCAATTAATCCTCCAATTCATAAATCTAAAGTACAAATTGAAGACAGGCAAGGGGATACAGGCTGGATATTACAATTAAGTATGAATATATCTAGTCCAGATAAATCTGTTTTACTTTATTTGTTCATGGTGGTGTGTTAAAAATAGAATAATCTGTGGGGAGGATTTGCTGAACAGCCTCAATCGCGGGAGTTGACCATGAGTAAGGAAGTTCGGGATCTGATCAAGACTCATCTGCCAGATTACAGCAGTTCCCGTTTTGGGAAGTTGTATACTGATACTACTGAGTTTATGAATATTGATTTTAGCGATGTAATTAAGCTGGGGAGTGAGCACTTTCTAGTGTCAAAGAATGAAATGGAGCGCAGGTTCGGTCTTGATGACCCTAAATACTGGGTTAAACGCTGCAAGAGGCTTGAGGATGGTCAACCTCAGATTCTCAAGCTTTCGTTCCATGAAGAATTTCCCATGAACATAGGTCCGTTCAAGATTAAATGCTACCGCAGCCCGCGTAAAGAAGCACGCATCCTTGATCTTGTCCGTGGTGATATGCGTTTCATGCAGGGGTATTCTTGTGAAGACTCCACCGGAAACAACGTCCGGGTGCTTGATATTATCCGGGGGAAACGTCTTGATGTATGGGTTTACAATATCAATTCGGATCATAGGACGTATTTTTATGAGCATTTCCCTGATATCTTTGAAAAATATATCGGTGCATGTGAAGCCATAAATTTCCTGCATAACCATAATGAAAAGCATGGTGATATTCGTCGGGACCACCTTTGGGTTGAGTATGGAACCGGGGACTATCGCTGGATTGATTTCGACTATGCTTTTGAGCTTTACGAAAATCCTTTCGGGCTGGATGTTTTCGGTCTGGGAAGCATTCTGGTTTATCTGGTCGGCAAGGCCAATCTTACCCCGCAGACCCTGGTAGACCATAGTATCGATCCCGATCTGTTGCGGAACATCACCCCGGGCGACTATTCCGTAATCATAGGCAACAGGATTGTAAATCTGCGCAAAATTTATGGTTATATACCAGAGTCATTGAATAATATTTTGATGCATTTTTCTTCTTCCAGCACTGTATTTTATGAAAGTGTTGATGAATTGGTGAATGATATGAAGATCTGTTTGAAAGAGGTTCGTGGGCTATAGATGTTTTCACGCTGCTTTTATCGCAGGGAGGAGGTTGTAATGAACACCATGAAGATGCTGGTTGCTTTTGACGGTTCTGAAAATTCATTCAAGGCAGTGGAATATGTAGGAAATATTGCCAGAAATTGTTCCGGCGGAGAGATTGTAGTGCTATATGTGGAGAGGCTGCCGGAAAAAGATATGTTTCCGGATGATCGCTCATGGGAAAATCATTGTGCCGAGAATGAGAAGGATCTCAGGCGAAAGCTTGATCAGGCAGAAAAGAAACTGATTTCCATGGGAGTCAATTCGCAGGAAGTCCGGACCGAATATTTCGCAAGTTGCAACTCACCTTTCCATAATACGGATATCTGCGCCATGGGAAGAAGCATAGGGATGGATATCCTGCGCATCCGTGAAGAAGGCGGATATGGAACGATCGTCATAGGCAGGCGGGGAGTAAGTAAGGCTGAGGAGTTTCTATTCGGTTCTGTTTCCACTAAAGTTGTACAATCTGCTGTCGGGTGCACGGTCTGGATTGTTAACTGAGTTTTATATTCGTACTGTTCTTGCCCTGGGAGTATTCATTTGAAGTCTTTAAGAGTTTTTTTTGCCGTGATCGTGATACTGTCTTGTGCTGTAATTACTCATGCCAAGCCGAGTGTGCTTTTTATAGAAAGTTATCACAGCGATTATAAGTGGGATCGGGAAATGAGCAGAGGGCTTGAAGCTGTCCTTGGTGATAAAGTTGAACTGTATAATTTCCAGATGGACACCAAAAGATTGCCGGTCAGTGAATATTCTAAGCGTGCTGATCTGGCTTGGCAGTATTATCTGGAGGTGAATCCGGATATTGTTATTCTTGGCGACGATAATGCCTTGTCCCTGCTGGCAGAATCGTTTTTGGCTACAGATACTCCGGTTGTTTATATGGGCATAAACAGCAATCCGCGCAGGTATGCTCCACTGGGTAAGAATATTACCGGGGTCCTTGAACGTCCTCTTTATAAGAGAACGGTTAAATATCTGAAAGAGTTGCTGTTCATCGGCAAAGGAAAGGTTCTTGTCCTGTT
Above is a genomic segment from Maridesulfovibrio sp. containing:
- a CDS encoding serine/threonine protein kinase, translated to MSKEVRDLIKTHLPDYSSSRFGKLYTDTTEFMNIDFSDVIKLGSEHFLVSKNEMERRFGLDDPKYWVKRCKRLEDGQPQILKLSFHEEFPMNIGPFKIKCYRSPRKEARILDLVRGDMRFMQGYSCEDSTGNNVRVLDIIRGKRLDVWVYNINSDHRTYFYEHFPDIFEKYIGACEAINFLHNHNEKHGDIRRDHLWVEYGTGDYRWIDFDYAFELYENPFGLDVFGLGSILVYLVGKANLTPQTLVDHSIDPDLLRNITPGDYSVIIGNRIVNLRKIYGYIPESLNNILMHFSSSSTVFYESVDELVNDMKICLKEVRGL
- a CDS encoding universal stress protein; amino-acid sequence: MNTMKMLVAFDGSENSFKAVEYVGNIARNCSGGEIVVLYVERLPEKDMFPDDRSWENHCAENEKDLRRKLDQAEKKLISMGVNSQEVRTEYFASCNSPFHNTDICAMGRSIGMDILRIREEGGYGTIVIGRRGVSKAEEFLFGSVSTKVVQSAVGCTVWIVN